Proteins from a single region of Acidobacteriota bacterium:
- a CDS encoding S8 family peptidase, whose amino-acid sequence MKKLLLSMLLIAFGVLSLATSFSAVSATDSKFVKSARSVPQRFIVALVSEPGSFALESDIEVEAESLTSSYGGKVDRIYSRALKGFAVEMDIESAISLSTDPRVFLVEQDSEVSIDATQTNATWGLDRVDQMALPLNNSYSYDTAGSGVHVYIIDTGIRVTHSEFAGRAVSSFDALLDGQNGNDCNGHGTHVAGTIGGATYGVAKNVSLHGVRVLGCNGSGLVSDVLAGIDWVTANHSMPAVANMSIGGGASPLLDWAVENSISSGITYVVAAGNASYDACEMSPARTPGALTVGATDNLDKRADFSNFGACLDLFAPGVNVTSAWIFGDSGVNTISGTSMATPHVSGVAALYLGSNPTASASQVATEIKSKATANVVTNIDSTTANLLLYARLTPPPSVCDSGRVFTGTLLANQSVYQANALGFSANAGTFSALLRSTSKSAPTLKLEKKDRSTWRSVASVRTSNGNLNYNGTAGTYRWKVQSASTGGSYTLCSGTP is encoded by the coding sequence ATGAAAAAACTATTGTTATCGATGCTGTTGATTGCATTCGGCGTGTTGTCTCTCGCGACCTCTTTTTCCGCCGTCTCAGCAACGGATTCCAAGTTCGTCAAATCCGCACGTTCCGTACCGCAACGATTCATCGTCGCGCTTGTCAGTGAACCCGGCAGTTTCGCCTTGGAATCAGATATTGAAGTGGAAGCAGAGTCCCTGACATCGTCGTACGGCGGAAAGGTCGACCGCATTTATTCGCGAGCGTTGAAGGGCTTCGCTGTCGAAATGGATATCGAAAGCGCGATCAGCCTCAGCACCGATCCACGGGTCTTCCTTGTCGAACAGGATTCCGAAGTTTCGATTGACGCCACTCAAACTAACGCGACCTGGGGACTCGACCGCGTCGATCAGATGGCACTCCCCTTGAACAACTCCTACAGCTACGACACCGCAGGCAGCGGAGTTCACGTCTATATAATCGACACCGGCATCCGCGTTACCCATTCCGAGTTTGCGGGTCGCGCCGTTTCGAGCTTTGACGCCCTGCTCGACGGTCAAAACGGAAATGATTGCAACGGTCACGGCACACACGTCGCGGGTACCATCGGCGGCGCGACGTATGGCGTCGCAAAGAACGTCAGTTTGCACGGCGTTCGAGTCCTTGGTTGCAACGGCAGCGGACTGGTCTCCGATGTGCTTGCGGGCATCGACTGGGTAACCGCAAACCACTCGATGCCGGCAGTCGCGAATATGAGCATCGGCGGCGGCGCTTCCCCGCTCCTCGACTGGGCGGTTGAAAACTCGATATCTTCCGGAATCACGTATGTCGTGGCGGCCGGAAACGCTTCCTATGATGCCTGCGAGATGTCGCCGGCCCGGACGCCGGGCGCCCTGACGGTCGGCGCGACCGACAACCTGGACAAGCGCGCCGACTTCTCGAACTTCGGCGCCTGCCTCGATCTCTTTGCTCCGGGCGTCAACGTCACATCGGCTTGGATCTTCGGCGATTCAGGCGTCAACACAATCAGCGGAACGTCAATGGCAACGCCCCACGTCTCCGGCGTCGCGGCTCTTTACCTCGGTTCGAATCCGACCGCGTCCGCAAGCCAGGTGGCGACGGAGATCAAATCGAAGGCGACCGCCAACGTCGTGACTAACATCGATTCAACGACTGCGAACCTTCTGCTATACGCCCGGCTGACCCCTCCGCCGTCCGTTTGCGATAGCGGTCGTGTATTCACCGGTACGCTTTTGGCAAATCAATCGGTCTACCAGGCGAACGCACTTGGGTTCTCCGCCAATGCGGGGACCTTCTCCGCGCTCCTCAGATCAACAAGCAAATCCGCGCCGACTTTGAAGTTGGAAAAGAAGGATCGTTCGACCTGGAGGTCGGTCGCCAGCGTGAGGACGTCGAACGGAAATCTGAATTACAATGGGACCGCCGGCACATATCGTTGGAAGGTTCAATCCGCATCGACCGGCGGATCTTACACGCTTTGTTCCGGGACCCCGTAA
- a CDS encoding carboxypeptidase regulatory-like domain-containing protein: MAFCTTAILATVTFAQDLPPTVANLQSIPAGSYVIPMDNTNQAVVSPFNLKAYGLANRLLQNGIPLLWAIKSGKSKDATDFTVAAKRIQPSAVASASKTFSAGPFIVPIAYSAQALPIINAFGNNVAVFETTAAATVDIRYTLTHKPLIAVGIANSGNATIHKNLYDFAMIPNYVDVDDSTVNANTCVTVVTQPHVEATNFINNYKTFVQSGGNLLLQCHAVETYENASAGRFQTTLGWDRDDINTTFTYPNADMPFSQFIGAVDPAPSGYMEDWQLSSGALQNGTFISLQNSGGGNTGHYAATVSKLYNGGAGGMVFELGGHNYGAGGSTLASINGQRMILNAVFQPPTRPQACGIQLGFPLVYGYKSVRMTNDVNGNNQINPGDQITWTVNYVNIGSVGVSNFQIADVLPAGVTFAGPLSVSFAGGVTSATANGSYNGVAPNQNLLGAGAYLAPNGRITVQIPVTINPNLVAPATLSNQTNASGTELNAAIINSDNIDSTTIGTQGTIIPPPAGSVSQTQGAGIDPTTVPIIAAPTAANASVTGSVLSPGGNGISRATVTIYNANTLESRSTMTNQFGYFTFPDLEVGNFYYLSVWHKRYQFPSGIGFSLDEDVTGLQIVAEPAQSIWSPRSSSKIDELLIKP; encoded by the coding sequence TTGGCATTTTGCACGACCGCGATATTAGCGACGGTGACGTTCGCGCAAGATCTGCCGCCGACCGTGGCCAATCTGCAGTCAATCCCCGCGGGTTCGTATGTGATCCCGATGGACAACACCAACCAGGCGGTTGTTTCACCTTTCAACCTGAAGGCTTATGGATTAGCCAACAGATTGCTGCAAAACGGCATTCCGCTTTTATGGGCAATCAAATCCGGCAAGTCGAAAGACGCGACGGATTTTACGGTCGCTGCAAAACGCATTCAACCGAGCGCGGTTGCTTCGGCGTCGAAGACTTTTTCGGCTGGTCCATTCATCGTCCCGATCGCATATTCGGCCCAGGCACTGCCGATCATAAATGCGTTCGGCAACAATGTCGCGGTCTTTGAAACGACGGCGGCGGCTACGGTCGATATTCGTTATACGTTAACGCACAAGCCACTCATCGCCGTTGGCATCGCAAACTCGGGCAATGCCACTATCCATAAGAACCTTTATGACTTTGCGATGATTCCCAATTACGTCGACGTCGATGATTCGACGGTCAACGCCAACACCTGCGTGACGGTCGTGACGCAGCCGCACGTTGAGGCGACGAACTTTATCAACAACTACAAGACGTTCGTGCAGAGCGGCGGAAACTTGCTTCTGCAATGTCATGCCGTGGAAACGTATGAAAATGCGTCCGCCGGACGATTTCAAACCACGCTCGGCTGGGATCGTGACGACATCAACACGACGTTCACCTATCCAAACGCGGATATGCCGTTCTCGCAATTCATCGGCGCGGTCGATCCGGCACCGAGCGGCTATATGGAAGACTGGCAACTGAGCTCCGGAGCACTCCAGAACGGCACCTTTATCAGCCTTCAAAACAGCGGCGGCGGCAACACGGGGCATTACGCGGCAACCGTCTCGAAGCTCTATAACGGCGGCGCCGGCGGTATGGTCTTTGAATTGGGCGGCCATAATTACGGTGCCGGCGGCTCGACGCTTGCCAGTATCAATGGACAGAGGATGATCCTGAATGCTGTTTTTCAGCCGCCGACCCGCCCGCAGGCCTGCGGAATCCAGCTTGGATTCCCTCTCGTCTACGGATACAAATCGGTGCGGATGACGAACGACGTCAACGGCAACAACCAGATCAACCCGGGCGACCAGATCACGTGGACGGTCAATTATGTTAACATCGGCTCGGTTGGCGTCAGCAACTTCCAGATTGCGGACGTCCTGCCGGCGGGTGTTACATTTGCCGGCCCGCTTTCGGTGTCGTTTGCGGGCGGCGTGACGTCCGCGACGGCCAACGGCTCATACAATGGAGTCGCTCCGAATCAGAACTTGCTTGGCGCCGGAGCGTATCTCGCCCCCAACGGACGGATCACCGTGCAAATTCCGGTTACGATCAACCCGAATCTCGTGGCACCCGCTACGTTGAGCAATCAAACGAACGCTTCGGGAACGGAACTCAATGCGGCGATCATCAATTCGGATAACATCGACAGCACGACTATCGGAACCCAAGGGACGATCATTCCTCCCCCGGCCGGCAGTGTATCGCAGACCCAGGGAGCCGGTATCGATCCGACAACTGTTCCGATCATTGCAGCTCCGACGGCCGCGAACGCAAGCGTGACAGGCTCCGTGCTGTCACCGGGCGGGAACGGCATCAGCCGTGCAACGGTAACGATTTACAACGCTAACACTCTTGAGTCCAGAAGTACGATGACCAACCAGTTCGGTTACTTTACGTTCCCGGATCTGGAAGTTGGAAACTTCTACTACCTGAGCGTTTGGCACAAACGTTATCAGTTCCCGAGCGGAATCGGCTTTAGCCTCGATGAGGATGTCACCGGACTCCAGATCGTAGCGGAACCGGCTCAGTCGATCTGGTCTCCGAGGTCGTCGTCCAAAATTGACGAGCTTCTAATCAAGCCGTGA
- the accC gene encoding acetyl-CoA carboxylase biotin carboxylase subunit, giving the protein MFKKILIANRGEIACRVIRACREMKIGTVAVYSDADRNALHVRMADEAYHIGPPPSSESYLRGDKILEVAKKSGAEAIHPGYGFLSENAGFVRTVTDSGLVFIGPSPEAMEAMGGKMSARKIATDAGVPIVPGTTEPLNSADEALAVSREIGFPVMLKASAGGGGKGMRLVHREEDLKNALAAAQSEAMASFGDDSVYVEKGVVRPRHIEIQVFSDKHGNHVYLGERECSIQRRHQKVIEECPSPINSAELRKQMGECAVMVSKAVNYVGAGTVEFLVSDLDRSFYFLEMNTRLQVEHPVTELVTGIDLVREQITVAWGEKLSFSQEDIVMNGHAIECRVYAEDPDNNFLPSPGTITRLKLPHGGGVRDDGGIYEGQEISIYYDPMISKFATHGRNREEAIDRMRRALAEYEVGGIKTTLPFFRDVVEDEEFISGTLDTGFIPRFKERHSKREIETTERDMALIAAALAQTKKPAAAVEADHGGNGISKWALAGRISNLSARM; this is encoded by the coding sequence ATGTTTAAGAAGATTTTGATTGCAAATCGCGGAGAGATCGCCTGCCGGGTTATCAGGGCGTGTCGTGAAATGAAGATCGGGACCGTCGCCGTTTACTCGGACGCCGACCGCAACGCGCTCCACGTTCGAATGGCCGATGAGGCGTACCACATAGGTCCGCCGCCGTCGTCGGAGAGCTATCTTCGCGGAGACAAGATTCTCGAAGTCGCCAAGAAGTCGGGTGCCGAAGCGATTCATCCGGGCTACGGATTCTTGTCCGAGAACGCCGGATTTGTACGGACGGTGACCGACTCAGGTTTGGTTTTCATCGGGCCTTCGCCGGAAGCGATGGAAGCGATGGGCGGAAAGATGTCGGCACGTAAGATCGCGACCGACGCCGGCGTTCCGATCGTTCCCGGCACAACCGAACCGCTGAACTCGGCAGACGAAGCGCTCGCGGTCTCGCGGGAGATCGGATTTCCGGTGATGCTCAAAGCCTCGGCGGGCGGCGGAGGCAAGGGAATGCGACTCGTTCATCGCGAAGAGGACCTCAAGAACGCGCTCGCCGCGGCCCAAAGCGAAGCAATGGCCAGTTTCGGCGATGATTCGGTATACGTCGAAAAGGGAGTCGTTCGCCCGCGTCACATTGAGATTCAGGTTTTCAGCGACAAGCACGGGAATCACGTTTACCTCGGCGAGCGCGAGTGTTCGATCCAGCGCCGCCACCAAAAGGTAATCGAAGAGTGCCCGTCGCCGATCAACTCCGCCGAGCTTCGCAAACAAATGGGCGAGTGCGCCGTGATGGTCTCGAAGGCGGTGAACTACGTCGGCGCCGGAACGGTCGAGTTTCTGGTTTCCGATCTCGACCGGTCATTCTATTTCCTCGAGATGAACACTCGTCTCCAGGTCGAGCATCCGGTCACCGAACTGGTCACGGGCATCGACCTCGTACGGGAACAGATAACCGTCGCTTGGGGCGAGAAGCTGTCGTTTTCACAGGAAGATATCGTGATGAACGGACACGCGATCGAATGCCGCGTCTACGCCGAAGACCCGGATAACAACTTTTTGCCCTCGCCTGGAACGATCACGCGTCTCAAACTTCCGCACGGCGGCGGCGTTCGCGACGACGGCGGGATCTACGAAGGTCAGGAGATATCGATCTATTACGATCCGATGATTTCGAAATTCGCGACCCACGGGCGCAACCGCGAGGAAGCGATCGATCGAATGCGGCGCGCGCTCGCCGAATACGAGGTCGGGGGTATCAAGACGACGCTTCCGTTTTTCCGGGATGTCGTCGAGGACGAGGAGTTTATTTCAGGAACGCTTGACACGGGTTTTATCCCGCGTTTCAAGGAACGACATTCGAAGCGCGAGATTGAAACGACCGAACGCGATATGGCGCTGATTGCCGCGGCTTTGGCGCAAACGAAAAAGCCGGCTGCCGCCGTCGAAGCGGATCACGGAGGCAACGGGATCTCGAAATGGGCCTTGGCCGGTCGGATCTCAAATCTATCGGCGAGAATGTGA
- a CDS encoding CDP-alcohol phosphatidyltransferase family protein has translation MFGASIGRGAMKIINWMVRSLASAGVHPNILTAIGVLINAGCGVLFGIGEFFWAGIVLLVANLFDMLDGNVARLTGNVTRFGGFLDSSLDRVSDMVCFLGIMVFYAGNTPQHSILNVFLAGVGWIGSVMVSYTTARAEAFGVKANVGFLARPERIVLFIIGALSTWDWNSEFFLFNRMPQVLWVLAIGSLWTFVHRMYFVWNEFRKLDEKG, from the coding sequence ATGTTCGGAGCAAGCATTGGAAGAGGGGCGATGAAAATCATCAACTGGATGGTCCGATCCCTTGCGTCCGCCGGCGTCCATCCGAACATCCTGACCGCGATCGGCGTTCTGATCAATGCCGGATGCGGAGTGCTGTTCGGCATTGGCGAGTTTTTCTGGGCCGGAATCGTGCTGCTCGTCGCCAATCTCTTCGATATGCTCGACGGAAACGTCGCCCGACTGACCGGAAATGTGACCCGGTTCGGCGGCTTTCTGGATTCATCGCTCGATCGCGTTTCGGATATGGTTTGCTTCCTCGGCATTATGGTCTTCTATGCCGGGAACACGCCCCAGCATTCGATCTTGAACGTTTTTCTTGCCGGCGTCGGCTGGATCGGTTCGGTGATGGTCAGCTATACCACCGCTCGTGCGGAAGCTTTTGGCGTGAAGGCCAACGTCGGATTTCTGGCGCGGCCGGAGCGAATCGTTCTTTTCATCATCGGCGCGCTCTCGACCTGGGATTGGAACTCCGAGTTTTTCCTTTTCAACCGCATGCCGCAGGTCTTGTGGGTGCTTGCGATCGGATCGCTTTGGACTTTCGTTCACCGGATGTACTTTGTTTGGAACGAATTTCGGAAACTCGACGAAAAAGGGTAG
- a CDS encoding transcription elongation factor GreA codes for MELVRQKLQAELNELEDELHFKLPKEIQKAREFGDLRENAEYKAALERQSVVSSRIVQLRQRLSEVESIDLTKIPTDRVAYGSKVVLYDLDRDEKVTYKLVTSEESDPENGLISTVSPIGQGLMGKREGDEVKVKTPNGFRNFEIVRLTTIHDG; via the coding sequence ATGGAATTAGTCAGACAAAAATTACAGGCCGAACTCAATGAACTCGAAGACGAGCTTCATTTCAAGCTGCCGAAGGAGATCCAGAAGGCTCGGGAGTTCGGAGATTTGCGCGAAAATGCGGAATACAAAGCGGCGCTTGAGCGGCAGTCGGTTGTTTCGAGCCGTATCGTTCAACTGCGTCAGCGTTTGAGCGAGGTCGAGTCGATCGATCTAACGAAGATACCGACGGACCGCGTCGCGTACGGCTCGAAGGTTGTTCTTTACGATCTTGACCGAGACGAAAAAGTGACTTACAAGCTCGTGACGTCAGAGGAAAGCGATCCCGAAAACGGTTTGATCTCAACGGTTTCGCCGATCGGACAAGGTTTGATGGGCAAGCGGGAAGGCGACGAAGTTAAGGTCAAAACGCCAAACGGGTTTCGAAATTTCGAGATCGTCCGCCTGACGACGATCCACGACGGCTGA
- a CDS encoding 6-phosphofructokinase, with amino-acid sequence MYKQIGVLTGGGDAPGLNAVIRAVVRTAHGEFGIKCIGIEDSFEGILGEPQVIRLGMKAVSGILPRGGTILGTRNKGSFMKVIDGKVVIPEMPINEAIANLHKLEIEALIVIGGEGTLAIAEQFHEHGFPVIGVPKTIDNDLSATELTFGFMTAIDIATEALDRLHTTAASHDRVMILEVMGRNTGWIALHAGLAGSADVILIPEIPFAFESIVAKIKAREKSGSRFTVVVVAEGAVEVGTPPIYLDKEALRLGGVGSHLRRRIEAETGKESRCVVLGHLQRGGSPNAFDRMLGTNFGACAVRALLNGQTGKMVALQAGTVSTVPLAEAIANIKRVSIDGQLVRTARDIGISFAAPNESKL; translated from the coding sequence ATGTACAAGCAAATTGGAGTCTTAACCGGTGGCGGCGATGCGCCCGGGCTAAACGCCGTCATTCGAGCCGTTGTGCGTACCGCGCACGGCGAGTTTGGGATCAAATGTATTGGGATCGAGGACAGCTTCGAAGGGATTCTCGGCGAACCGCAGGTGATCCGGCTCGGAATGAAGGCGGTCAGCGGTATCTTGCCCCGGGGCGGAACGATCCTCGGGACCCGAAACAAGGGGAGCTTTATGAAAGTCATCGACGGAAAGGTCGTTATTCCCGAGATGCCGATCAACGAAGCAATAGCCAATCTTCACAAACTTGAGATCGAGGCGCTGATCGTGATCGGCGGCGAAGGCACACTCGCCATCGCCGAACAGTTTCACGAACACGGGTTTCCGGTGATCGGCGTTCCGAAAACCATCGACAACGATCTTTCGGCAACCGAACTCACTTTCGGATTTATGACCGCGATCGACATCGCAACGGAAGCGCTTGATCGATTGCACACAACCGCTGCGTCGCACGATCGCGTAATGATTCTCGAAGTGATGGGGCGGAACACGGGTTGGATCGCGCTTCACGCCGGACTTGCCGGAAGTGCGGACGTGATTCTGATCCCGGAGATTCCTTTTGCGTTCGAGTCGATCGTCGCCAAGATCAAAGCCCGGGAAAAGAGCGGTTCGCGTTTTACGGTTGTGGTCGTCGCCGAAGGCGCGGTCGAGGTTGGAACGCCGCCGATCTATCTCGACAAAGAAGCGTTGCGTTTAGGCGGAGTAGGCAGTCATCTTCGGCGTCGGATCGAGGCTGAAACCGGCAAGGAATCGCGCTGTGTCGTTCTTGGACATTTGCAGCGCGGCGGAAGTCCGAACGCTTTCGATCGGATGCTCGGAACGAACTTCGGTGCATGCGCGGTTCGCGCTCTGCTGAACGGGCAGACCGGCAAGATGGTCGCGCTCCAGGCCGGAACGGTATCGACGGTCCCGCTCGCCGAAGCGATCGCGAACATCAAGCGGGTCAGTATCGACGGCCAACTTGTGAGAACGGCGCGGGATATCGGAATATCGTTCGCGGCGCCGAATGAGTCGAAGCTTTAG